One stretch of Toxoplasma gondii ME49 chromosome XI, whole genome shotgun sequence DNA includes these proteins:
- a CDS encoding GAMM1 protein, putative (encoded by transcript TGME49_315250), translated as MNRCATHRQPTRFPLCSGASGVDRAYSLGQSVRHYHMPLATNYRVQVSPFFGRGGCRASFLSASAVQQNITESCRRSSRPARIGLRGWCLFLLFRNLFLSNPWNISLSRGSLSRVLPTAGPGASSTWALPSFSRFSPYPAFCFPLCNFTNSQSSAIPRKQSFSYVSRFAQFQAAPDEPRFRPAKMTTAEAPRRPVIGTHSGKFHEDEVLATVMLLSLPEFQNARVVRSRDPAVLATCDIVVDVGAEYDPEKRRFDHHQKSFTLTFYGKSPTASDTLDSGNKDAGKDDGGQVSSERRRDAAGNGKVEEKACKKAAVTKLSSAGLIYKHFGKDILRHRFGLTSPELLDCVFERLYTSFVEAVDAIDNGVSIASNGSPLLYKDSTNLSSRVSRCYPPWNLEELRATRPQVKRLRTAEADLYPAEVEGGSVEEVHGFRKAMKLVDAEFEDAVSSIVDVWLPARQVVLDAVQERTKVHSSGRIVKLKQWCPFQEHLHEIEAELQLDYPILFCLYPDLKNGTIEGWRVYAVNEKDQLFKSRLPLLEKLRGLRDSELGKAVLTDERTQKSEDMSDSDFIHCHATGFIGGTKTLSAAMAMATLTMKDAGLC; from the exons ATGAATAGATGTGCCACCCATCGACAGCCTACGCGTTTTCCCCTTTGTTCCGGGGCCTCTGGAGTTGACAGAGCATACTCACTGGGTCAGAGCGTCAGACACTACCACATGCCTCTGGCAACAAATTATCGCGTCCAGGTGTCTCCATTTTTCGGAAGGGGTGGCTGTCGtgcctcgtttctctctgcttcagcTGTCCAACAAAACATTACCGAGAGTTGCCGCAGATCTTCGCGTCCCGCCAGGATAGGCCTTCGTGGttggtgtctcttccttctcttcagaaaTCTGTTTTTGTCCAATCCGTGGAACATCTCGCTTTCCCGCGGGTCTCTTTCGCGAGTCCTCCCCACAGCCGGACCAGGAGCGAGCAGCACGTGGGCgcttccctcgttttctcgtttcaGCCCTTATCCTGCtttttgctttcctctctgcaacTTCACAAATTCCCAGTCGTCTGCGATTCCACGGAAACAAAGTTTTTCATATGTCTCACGGTTTGCCCAATTCCAGGCGGCGCCCGATGAACCTCGCTTCCGACCTGCGAAAATGACAACTGCAGAAGCCCCCCGACGTCCGGTAATCGGGACGCACAGCGGCAA GTTCCACGAGGACGAGGTGCTCGCGACAGTTATGCTTCTCAGTCTGCCCGAGTTCCAGAATGCACGAGTTGTCCGGTCTCGGGACCCTGCAGTCCTCGCCACTTGCGACATCGTCGTGGATGTTGGTGCAGAATATGATCCAGAGAAGCGTCGGTTTGACCACCATCAAAAGAGTTTTACCTTGACATTCTACGGGAAGAGCCCGACAGCTTCAGACACGCTTGACAGCGGGAACAAGGATGCAGGGAAGGACGATGGCGGTCAAGTGTCGTCGGAAAGGAGGCGCGATGCTGCAGGAAACgggaaagtggaagagaaagctTGCAAAAAGGCAGCTGTCACAAAACTCAGCAGTGCAGGCCTAATCTACAAACACTTCGGAAAGGATATTCTGCGACATCGATTCG GACTAACGAGCCCAGAGTTGTTGGATTGCGTCTTCGAAAGGCTGTACACGTCCTTCGTTGAGGCGGTTGATGCAATCGACAACGGCGTCTCCATTGCGTCCAACGGCAGTCCCCTGTTGTACAAAGACAGCACCAACCTAAGCTCTCGGGTATCCCGTTGTTATCCGCCGTGGAATTTGGAGGAGCTCCGTGCCACTCGGCCTCAAGTAAAGCGCTTGCGAACTGCGGAAGCGGATTTGTACCCCGCTGAGGTTGAGGGTGGATCCGTGGAGGAAGTTCACGGCTTCAGAAAAGCCATGAAACTTGTAGACGCAGAGTTCGAAGATGCAGTAAGCTCCATTGTTGACGTGTGGCTCCCCGCAAGACAGGTGGTACTTGACGCAGTTCAAGAGAGAACCAAGGTTCATTCTTCTGGACGAATCGTCAAGCTCAAGCAATGGTGCCCATTCCAG GAACACCTTCACGAGATCGAAGCGGAATTACAGCTGGATTATCCGATACTCTTCTGCCTCTATCCCGACCTGAAGAACGGAACTATCGAGGGCTGGCGTGTGTATGCGGTTAATGAGAAGGACCAGTTATTTAAGTCTCGATTGCCGCTGCTAGAGAAGCTGAGAGGTCTGAGGGACAGCGAGTTGGGGAAAGCTGTTCTCACGGATGAGCGGACTCAGAAATCGGAGGACATGAGCGACTCTGACTTTATTCATTGCCATGCAACCGGCTTTATTGGCGGTACAAAGACGCTG TCCGCAGCAATGGCGATGGCGACGCTCACCATGAAGGATGCCGGTTTGTGCTAG
- a CDS encoding alanine dehydrogenase (encoded by transcript TGME49_315260), whose translation MIIGCPVERKHDEGRVGLAPAGALELVKAGHTVLIEKDAGKKAHFTDEDYVQQGAEIVASAEELYGRSEMIVKVKEPQPDEWKLVKSGQILFCYFHFCASQSLTEAMLNSGAICISYETVQKDGRLPLLEPMSEVAGRMSIQCGMHFLETPQGGAGVMLSGLPGVRRGRVLILGGGVVGASAASAAAGVGADVVILDKNVDRLRMLASIMPPNVSTRCAGEEALLEELSLCDLLVGAVLLPGRKAPKIVRREHLKRMKPGSVIVDVSIDHGGCVETTRVTCHHDPIYEVDGIIHYGVANMPAAVAHSSTLALTNVTLPYVLHLAERGWLHACLADTSLMLGLNVAKGKVLHPGVAEAFGLNSVPLSEFLERAQANENEKRVDGPNETRNA comes from the exons ATGATTATTGGGTGTCCAGTCGAACGTAAACACGATGAGGGCCGAGTAGGACTAGCTCCGGCCGGCGCTCTGGAGCTTGTCAAGGCCGGCCATACGGTTCTTATTGAGAAGGAcgcaggaaagaaggcgcATTTCACCGATGAAGATTACGTTCAACAAGGGGCTGAGATTGTTGCGTCCGCGGAAGAGCTATATGGACGCTCGGAAATGATAGTTAAG GTGAAGGAGCCACAGCCGGATGAATGGAAGCTCGTGAAGTCGGGACAGATACTTTTTTGCTACTTCCACTTTTGCGCGAGCCAGAGTCTCACGGAAGCAATGCTGAACAGTGGTGCAATATGCATCAGCTATGAGACGGTTCAGAAGGATGGGCGTTTGCCCCTTCTCGAGCCCATGTCAGAGGTTGCCGGCAGAATGTCGATTCAGTGTGGAATGCACTTCCTGGAAACTCCTCAAGGAGGAGCAGGAGTAATGCTATCGGGATTGCCGGGTGTTCGTCGCGGTCGTGTGCTTATTCTTGGAGGTGGTGTTGTGGGAGCAAGCGCGGCCTCCGCGGCGGCTGGTGTTGGCGCGGATGTCGTGATCCTTGACAAGAATGTGGACCGCCTTCGAATGCTTGCGAGCATCATGCCTCCAAATGTGAGTACTCGGTGCGCCGGCGAGGAAGCTCTCCTGGAGGAACTTTCTCTGTGCGACCTTCTAGTTGGCGCAGTATTGCTGCCGGGTCGCAAAGCGCCCAAGATCGTACGTCGAGAGCACTTGAAGCGAATGAAGCCTGGTTCTGTTATTGTTGACGTCTCCATTGATCACGGCGGATGCGTGGAAACCACACGTGTAACGTGCCACCATGACCCGATTTATGAAGTGGATGGAATTATTCATTACGGGGTTGCAAATATGCCCGCTGCGGTGGCGCACTCTAGCACGCTAGCTCTCACTAACGTCACGCTGCCTTACGTCCTTCATCTGGCGGAGCGTGGTTGGTTGCACGCGTGCCTGGCGGACACCTCCTTAATGTTGGGATTGAATGTTGCGAAAGGGAAGGTCCTTCATCCAGGCGTTGCAGAGGCTTTCGGCCTCAACAGCGTTCCGCTGAGTGAATTCCTCGAGAGAGCTCAGGCGAATGAAAATGAAAAACGTGTTGATGGGCCAAACGAGACACGAAACGCATAA
- a CDS encoding hypothetical protein (encoded by transcript TGME49_315270): MAPKKKGISVNLRDLQREMGVGVTLLPSAPKPVDEAALAAAEKERERERKLGPGGGRWADRMDDSDDDEWRRDGEGATFGPGGPGARSMEGMRREGGRMRQEVELPDEPWRRSAPLPSRDQEGGERIGRGRGVEEDADLGVLRSTAKANTPPAGGSGDLGRGGRGETAAIRQQEEDLDFAEVRKATPQREGSFPGHRAPREDDEDLDFAAVRDRTRGGMGSGAESVAPSSDSRPEHLRSLRSRLKKVERENVSPENGASPSPPSSRPLESQSALESKPGRYVPPSKRSPAVGKDEKGSAARGTSGASAPVQNDRLAAFLEPDSPRKEPATAPRPAAGGASVTGAAPGACTPSSSSPGEREVSAAFSSPGEKDDLQASSPETAKAGGGARFVPKWKQRMEEERKKEEEERVARAAQASQQIQHPAASLAQAFSEENKPGAGPGQNASSSFSARVEEPVQVLQPVRLGTRKDAALGGSFVNGKYVPSGIRAQSQQSPSFPASAPRESEVQRLFKAAAGVSGSPAAGAGFTGEDEEELKRQEELQKKKEEKERRERERFEEQRRKREEQVKMLTHKEDEIVSLVQALEQGLDQVEKDPSKKLGVDDIVAVLKDEDELASIVPSAVVAAVVIKRSMGKENMEGVLEVVKSVQDVWKVLLDNSQVKDKDQVLIKEMVNMIKAIKCPRLSPCTAVIEAVWDSMVATGILSDSAFIRWFDDDNDDTEGRTEVLFQVLTWGQWLRGQLPGADAEEEEEEEQEEQDNDDYDIEALVPKREGEKSTKKKK, translated from the exons ATGGCGcccaagaagaaaggcattTCCGTCAACCTGCGCGACCTCCAGCGTGAGATGGGCGTCGGTGTGACACTTCTCCCGTCTGCGCCGAA GCCGGTCGACGAAGCCGCCCTAgcagcggcagagaaagagcgcgAACGCGAGCGAAAACTCGGACCAG GGGGCGGCCGCTGGGCAGACCGCATGGACGACTCTGACGATGatgagtggagaagagacggcgaaggcgcAACTTTCGGTCCTGGTGGCCCAGGGGCCCGCAGCATGGAAGGCATGCGCCGTGAGGGAGGACGGATG CGCCAAGAGGTTGAGCTCCCGGACGAGCCCTGGAGGCGTTCCGCTCCTCTACCGTCGCGTGACcaagaagggggagaacgGATCgggcgaggcagaggcgtTGAGGAAGATGCTGATCTGGGGGTGCTCCGATCTACGGCAAAAG CGAACACTCCTCCGGCTGGAGGTTCAGGTGATTTAGGTCGAGGTGGACGCGGAGAGACTGCAGCAATTCGCCAGCAGGAGGAAGACTTGGACTTCGCGGAAGTACGAAAAGCAACTCCacaaagagaagggagcTTCCCAGGCCACAGGGCGCctcgagaagacgacgaagatcTTGATTTCGCTGCCGTCAGGGACCGGACAAGAGGTGGCATGGGTTCTGGAGCAG AATCTGTTGCACCATCGTCGGATTCACGCCCGGAGCATCTTCGATCGCTGCGTAGCCGCctgaagaaagtggagagagagaacgtgTCCCCCGAAAATGgagcgtctccgtctccgcccTCGTCCCGCCCCCTGGAGTCTCAGTCGGCGCTGGAAAGCAAGCCAGGGCGTTATGTGCCTCCTTCGAAGCGGTCGCCTGCAGTtgggaaggacgagaaggggAGCGCTGCTCGCGGGACTTCGGGCGCCTCCGCGCCAGTTCAGAACGACCGTCTCGCTGCGTTCCTCGAACCAGACTCTCCTCGGAAGGAGCCTGCCACAGCGCCTAGGCCCGCAGCTGGCGGCGCGAGCGTGACCGGCGCAGCACCCGGCGCTTGtactccttcgtcttcgtcgcctggcgagagagaggttAGCGCCGCTTTCTCGTCGCCCGGCGAGAAGGATGATCTCCAGGCTTCGTCGCCTGAAACAGCCAAGGCGGGAGGCGGCGCGCGGTTCGTCCCCAAATGGAAACAAAggatggaggaagagaggaagaaggaagaagaagaacgggtGGCCCGAGCTGCACAAGCCAGTCAGCAGATACAGCACCCGGCCGCCTCGCTCGCCCAGGCGTTCTCTGAGGAGAACAAGCCAGGCGCAGGTCCGGGCCAGAACGCTTCGTCCTCCTTTTCGGCTCGAGTCGAAGAGCCGGTGCAGGTTCTCCAGCCGGTGCGTCTCGGCACTCGGAAAGATGCCGCGCTTGGAGGCAGCTTTGTGAACGGGAAGTACGTTCCCTCGGGGATTCGTGCGCAGAGCCAGCAGAGCCCGAGCTTCCCGGCCTCCGCGCCCAGGGAGTCCGAAGTCCAGAGACTCTTCAAAGCCGCGGCGGGTGTCTCCGGGTCGCCCGCGGCGGGTGCCGGCTTCACcggtgaagacgaggaggagctGAAGCGCCaggaagagctgcagaagaagaaggaagagaaggaacgccgTGAGCGGGAGCGATTCGAAGAGcaaaggaggaagcgagaggaacaggTCAAGATGTTGACCcacaaagaagacgaaatcGTCAGTCTCGTCCAAGCTCTTGAGCAGGGACTGGATCAAGTTGAAAAGGACCCCAGCAAGAAGCTGGGCGTCGACGATATCGTGGCAGTTCTcaaagacgaggacgaactCGCGAGCATCGTTCCGAGCGCCGTTGTCGCTGCGGTAGTCATCAAACGAAGTATGGGCAAGGAGAACATGGAGGGCGTGTTGGAGGTCGTCAAGAGCGTCCAGGACGTCTGGAAGGTGCTGCTGGACAACAGCCAGGTCAAGGACAAGGATCAGGTTCTCATCAAGGAAATGGTGAATATGATAAAGG ctATCAAGTGCCCTCGACTTTCTCCGTGCACGGCGGTGATCGAGGCCGTTTGGGACTCCATGGTCGCAACCGGGATCCTTTCAGATTCGGCCTTCATCAGG TGGTTCGACGACGACAACGATGATACGGAAGGGCGAACGGAGGTTCTGTTCCAG GTCCTAACCTGGGGTCAGTGGCTGCGGGGACAGCTGCCCGGCGCGGAtgcggaagaggaagaggaa GAGGAACAGGAGGAGCAAGACAACGACGACTACGACATTGAGGCATTGGTACCcaagcgagagggagagaagagcacgaagaagaagaaataa
- a CDS encoding hypothetical protein (encoded by transcript TGME49_315280) gives MMNGFIERRDERRRRAAEVRAAGGLTGAEAGSPSAAASSPRSLLSFGLPSSPRQAPPFSFAEEAAPTYASCRERAARLQAEAAESRDKASCLRMGFQRSRLLSAAAMKEKQAQALWAAADAAEREASLMEQREGGRVQREQSMRVEETEREEEGMREEGRGRLRVDSGLYDKSSSSVSPVAKAQRSSCTWSRDAAERGESVWRRESQQDYDRAEDKSAFSEVRDEGVFGKGRHGRTRLREPCVAGAFADSKSGGSAEERGEAGGLDGDVSADTGGPSRVDPPWVRRAQQLRLEAAEHRDRAQCVRGSKQRGLLIMAEKKDSEADALLAAGGCDPPATSLSRTSPAPDTLCGFHEGWATSEASCQRPWEPPRNEATLSSKRPSRGSPEAPRRFRLGSGREVVERSPPQPGTTGLEPPAPPYRSARDDFPDDHSRETVADQRLARIRQLQEEAACARDKAALVRGGKQRALIMMAEHREQQAELLMREGLEQSGRLEAMEGHFGDRGDGGGRPGSAAGLPPWLRDEESAKGRGRRSQDMSAILEMGGVGGRQDNLDRAVMHGAPTEDGPSDHELSKMTRCLSPRTVASLPPHVVFEVQRLSREVDVLRDKASCCSGAKARQLRSIADIKERQIEDLLHPSPATAPPAGPQLTLPASAPPQDSRGAPGMSPASLWPEHSLLGNQVACAQPQVPSGAHSAGVQLSGRCKLEEPSEQVCHVALGGVDATHLGVGEQTKSGKSELTTAEAAEENHPLAHHPDWQRYNQMLREAREHRGKAACVAGGRQRQLLAIAAAKERQAEELKVKMEESLPAQVRLDCVERGGRDAHRGVSLHRHEEPSLVLPPPRLTRFTTGEEPGSPAEDSSDDAANVECSRFEFKSPRLAQVVNEGRVRRGSQLQCPPYLMAGDPLPRKAPVPFEAETDAETRKPTLEELKRQHELLQEQLHLVEEQLQLHRERQAHEEQRRRLAALEKLEREEREAAKQFREATDQEFLKRQDPPSEFLGTSEKLIALSRVGTQEEGDLAVSEETARSRETGDAQETSTQRSRQASDSCLDQEEGQGRVFDDASSKQSWTLAEDEADEGP, from the exons ATGATGAACGGCTTC atAGAAAGGAGGGACGAGCGTCGTCGCCGCGCTGCGGAGGTCCGGGCAGCCGGGGGATTGACAGGGGCAGAAGCG GGTTCGCCGTCTGCCGCAGCGTCATCTCCGCGGTCGCTACTAAGTTTCGGcttgccttcctcgcctcgccaGGCGCCGCCCTTCTCTTTTGCGGAGGAAGCGGCTCCGACGTATGCTTcctgtcgagagagagcagcgcgCCTGCAAGCGGAGGCGGCCGAGAGCCGGGACAAggccagctgtctccgcatgGGGTTCCAGAGgtcgcgtctcctgtctgccgcggcgatgaaggagaaacaggccCAGGCGCTGTGGGCCGCGGCAGACGCGGCGGAGCGAGAAGCCTCCCTCATGGAGCAGCGAGAGGGCGGACgggtgcagagagagcagagtatgcgagtggaggagacggagagagaagaggagggaatgCGAGAGGAGGGACGCGGACGACTTCGTGTCGATTCAGGCCTTTACGACAAGTCTAGttcgtccgtctctccgGTAGCCAAGGCGCAGCGCAGCTCCTGCACATGGAGCAGGGACGCTGCTGAGAGGGGGGAATCCGtgtggagacgagagagccAGCAGGATTACGACAGAGCGGAGGACAAGTCGGCATTTTCGGAAgtcagagacgaaggcgttTTCGGTAAAGGACGACACGGCAGAACACGGCTCAGAGAGCCCTGTGTCGCTGGGGCTTTCGCGGATTCAAAGAGTGGGGGAAGCGCTGAAGAACGGGGTGAAGCAGGCGGTCTGGACGGAGACGTCTCTGCGGAT ACTGGAGGGCCTTCGCGGGTGGACCCGCCGTGGGTACGTCgagcgcagcagctgcgtctGGAAGCGGCTGAGCACCGAGACCGGGCGCAGTGCGTGCGAGGGTCGAAGCAGAGGGGCTTGCTGATCatggcggagaagaaggatagCGAGGCTGACGCGCTGCTTGCGGCCGGAGGCTGCGACCCCCCAGCGACGTCGCTGTCAAGGACTTCTCCAGCGCCCGACACGCTTTGCGGCTTCCACGAAGGGTGGGCCACTTCGGAGGCTTCCTGTCAACGCCCATGGGAGCCTCCAAGGAACGAAGCGACTCTCTCTTCCAAACGGCCGTCGCGTGGAAGCCCTGAGGCTCCGCGGCGCTTCCGGCTGGGCAGCGGACGTGAGGTGGTCGAGAGGTCCCCCCCGCAGCCCGGCACGACTGGCCTCGAGCCGCCTGCTCCGCCGTATCGCTCTGCAAGAGACGACTTTCCCGACGAtcactcgagagagacagtcgcCGACCAGCGTCTCGCTCGCATCAGACAGCTGCAGGAAGAGGCAGCCTGCGCCAGGGACAAAGCCGCCCTCGTCCGCGGCGGCAAGCAGAGGGCCCTGATCATGATGGCTGAACATCGGGAGCAGCAGGCGGAGCTGCTGATGCGAGAGGGGCTGGAACAAAGTGGAAGGCTGGAGGCGATGGAGGGGCACTTCGGAGACCGGGGAGACGGTGGCGGCCGCCCAGGCTCCGCAGCTGGCTTGCCGCCTTGgctgagagacgaagaaagcgcgAAAGGCCGAGGACGAAGATCGCAGGACATGAGCGCGATTTTGGAAATGGGCGGAGTGGGCGGCCGACAAGACAACCTTGACAGGGCTGTGATGCATGGAGCACCCACCGAAGACGGACCCAGCGACCACGAACTCTCCAAAATGACA CGTTGCTTGTCCCCTCGCACCGTGGCTTCACTTCCGCCGCACGTCGTCTTTGAAGTCCAGAGGTTGTCTAGAGAGGTGGATGTTCTTCGCGACAAAGCGTCATGTTGTAGCGGCGCGAAGGCGCGTCAGCTGAGGTCGATTGCGGATATTAAAGAGAGGCAAATAGAAGATCTGCTTCACCCTTCGCCTGCGACGGCCCCTCCCGCAGGGCCTCAACTGACGCTCCCAGCGAGCGCTCCTCCGCAAGACAGCCGTGGAGCCCCAGGGATGTCGCCAGCCTCGCTGTGGCCCGAACACAGTCTGTTGGGGAATCAAGTTGCATGCGCCCAGCCGCAGGTGCCGAGTGGCGCTCACAGTGCAGGGGTGCAGCTGAGTGGCCGTTGCAAACTCGAAGAGCCAAGCGAGCAAGTGTGTCACGTGGCTCTAGGAGGCGTGGACGCGACGCATCTTGGAGTTGGCGAACAAACGAAAAGTGGAAAAAGCGAACTAACCACAGCCGAAGCTGCCGAGGAGAACCAT CCTCTCGCCCATCACCCGGACTGGCAACGGTACAACCAGATGCTCAGGGAGGCCCGGGAGCACCGGGGCAAGGCGGCTTGTGTCGCGGGGGGTCGGCAGCGCCAACTTCTCGCGATTGCGGCGGCTAAGGAGCGACAGGCAGAGGAGCTGAAGGTGAAAATGGAGGAGTCTCTTCCGGCCCAAGTTCGCCTCGACTGTGTGGAGCGGGGTGGCAGAGACGCGCACAGGGGCGTGTCTTTGCACCGCCATGAAGAgccctctctcgttctcccgcctcctcgtTTGACGCGCTTTACGACCGGTGAAGAGCCAGGGTCTCCCGCTGAGGATTCCAGCGATGATGCGGCAAACGTAGAATGCTCGAGATTCGAATTCAAGAGTCCGCGTTTGGCTCAAGTCGTCAATGAAGGCAGGGTACGTCGGGGAAGCCAGCTGCAGTGCCCGCCGTACCTCATGGCCGGCGACCCACTCCCCCGTAAGGCGCCCGTGCCCTtcgaggcggagacagatgcagagacacggaaGCCGACGCTGGAGGAACTGAAGAGACAACACGAGCTCCTTCAAGAGCAGTTGCACCTCGTAGAGGAGCAGCTTCAGCTCCACcgagagcgacaggcgcACGAAGAGCAGCGGAGGCGGCTGGCGGCGTTAGAgaagctcgagagagaggagcgagaagcggCAAAGCAGTTCAGGGAGGCGACCGACCAGGAGTTTTTGAAGCGGCAAGACCCGCCCTCAGAGTTTTTGGGGACGAGCGAAAAACTAATCGCGCTTTCACGAGTAGGAAcccaggaagaaggcgacctTGCTGTCAGTGAGGAGACGGCTCGATCGAGAGAAACCGGAGACGCACAAGAAACCTCcacgcagagaagcaggcaaGCCTCAGACAGCTGCTTGGACCAGGAAGAGGGACAGGGGCGCGTCTTCGACGACGCAAGCAGCAAACAGAGTTGGACGctcgcagaagacgaggcggaTGAAGGGCCCTGA